A genomic stretch from Dehalococcoidales bacterium includes:
- a CDS encoding NifB/NifX family molybdenum-iron cluster-binding protein, with the protein MKIAISATEPTLEAEVDPRFGRCQHFIIADSETMEFEAVDNTSAMASGGAGIATAQVISSKGVQAVLTGNCGPNAHQVLSAAGIQVITGASGKIKDAIQDYVAGKFQASSQANVPDHAGMNAVPGIQSGGGSGMGRGMGMGMGRGMGMGAGMPSPVNQTPPPQTPEQNLKTLREQSQALAQQLAEMQRKIEDMEKKEK; encoded by the coding sequence ATGAAGATTGCGATTTCAGCAACAGAACCCACTCTCGAAGCCGAGGTAGACCCTCGCTTCGGGCGCTGTCAGCATTTCATTATTGCTGACTCTGAAACGATGGAGTTTGAAGCCGTCGATAATACCAGTGCTATGGCTTCAGGTGGGGCAGGAATCGCCACTGCCCAGGTGATTTCCAGCAAGGGTGTACAGGCTGTGCTCACCGGTAATTGCGGTCCAAACGCTCATCAGGTGCTCTCGGCCGCCGGGATTCAGGTGATTACCGGCGCATCCGGCAAGATAAAGGATGCTATTCAGGATTACGTGGCCGGTAAGTTCCAGGCTAGCTCACAGGCTAACGTGCCTGACCACGCCGGAATGAATGCTGTTCCTGGCATACAATCTGGCGGAGGTTCCGGTATGGGCAGAGGCATGGGCATGGGCATGGGCCGTGGTATGGGTATGGGAGCCGGAATGCCATCACCAGTCAACCAGACACCGCCGCCCCAGACACCGGAGCAAAACCTCAAGACACTCAGGGAACAGTCGCAAGCACTGGCACAACAGCTGGCTGAGATGCAGCGTAAGATTGAGGACATGGAAAAGAAAGAGAAATAA
- a CDS encoding zinc ribbon domain-containing protein — MPIYEYECMKCGQKFELRRSMADSGKDTQCPRCGAEDSRRVFSVFATGSSVGACAPGGST; from the coding sequence ATGCCAATATACGAGTATGAATGCATGAAGTGCGGCCAGAAGTTCGAGCTCCGCCGGAGCATGGCCGACAGTGGCAAGGATACACAGTGTCCCAGGTGTGGGGCCGAGGACTCACGGCGTGTCTTCTCGGTATTTGCCACGGGTTCTTCGGTTGGTGCCTGCGCTCCAGGCGGTTCCACCTGA
- a CDS encoding Fur family transcriptional regulator — protein sequence MTTKSIRRELNVPGLRATNQRLLVMQIIQHGQGHLDADEIYRRAREKNPRLSLSTVYRTLQTLKKYGLIEELHLDEGHHHYEKRTAQHHHLVCLGCGRVVEFRYPLASLIKKNVREAREFNITSSEIRMTGYCPKCRQERE from the coding sequence ATGACTACAAAGAGCATTCGTAGAGAACTGAACGTACCGGGACTGAGAGCTACTAACCAGCGGCTTCTGGTGATGCAGATAATACAACATGGGCAAGGGCACCTGGATGCTGATGAAATCTATCGTCGGGCCCGAGAGAAAAACCCCCGCCTCAGCCTGTCCACCGTTTATCGTACCCTGCAAACTCTTAAGAAATATGGTTTGATAGAGGAGCTTCATCTTGATGAGGGGCATCACCATTATGAGAAGCGGACTGCCCAGCACCACCACCTGGTCTGTCTCGGGTGTGGCAGGGTCGTTGAATTCCGGTACCCGTTAGCCAGCCTGATAAAGAAGAATGTCAGAGAAGCCAGAGAATTTAATATTACCAGTAGCGAAATCAGAATGACGGGCTATTGCCCGAAGTGTCGTCAAGAGAGGGAATAG
- a CDS encoding FeoA family protein, which yields MFRFGGRFRHGFQGRFKRGFGWGEGQLTLARMQTGQSGIVVQVLSGHGVIKRLGALGLRPGLRVTKVNSSFMRGPVTVQFGNTQVAIGFGMASRIVVEPIESRNERP from the coding sequence ATGTTCAGATTCGGGGGCAGGTTCAGACATGGATTTCAGGGCAGGTTCAAACGTGGATTTGGGTGGGGTGAAGGGCAACTAACTCTAGCGCGAATGCAGACCGGGCAGAGCGGCATAGTGGTCCAGGTACTGTCCGGACATGGTGTGATTAAGCGTCTTGGTGCTCTGGGACTCAGACCTGGGCTGAGAGTTACCAAGGTTAATTCTTCATTCATGCGGGGACCGGTAACGGTACAGTTCGGTAATACCCAGGTAGCTATTGGCTTCGGCATGGCCAGCAGGATAGTGGTGGAACCGATAGAATCCCGGAATGAAAGGCCATAG
- a CDS encoding ATP-binding protein — MWDQDGESMIIAVASGKGGTGKTLVATSLALSLEDRGGVQILDCDVEEPNAHVFLKPRFDGSEPVSIPIPRVDEEKCTHCGKCAEVCAFNAIAVLGQYVMVFPELCHGCGACSYLCPENAITEEYREIGVVEWGYSDGVEFAHGKLNVGEAMAPPVIKKVKQRANRDGSVILDVPPGTSCPVVEAVGDSDFCILVTEPTPFGLNDLILAVETVRELGVPCGVVLNRAGVGDNNVEQYCQRENIPVMLTIPLDTDIARLYSRGVTLVEGMPEWKKDFVGLYNQIGDIVSERTGSPER; from the coding sequence ATGTGGGACCAAGATGGTGAGAGCATGATAATAGCGGTGGCCAGTGGCAAAGGGGGAACGGGCAAGACATTGGTGGCTACCAGTCTTGCCCTCTCCTTGGAAGACAGAGGGGGAGTACAGATCCTGGATTGTGATGTGGAGGAGCCTAATGCCCATGTCTTTCTAAAGCCACGATTTGACGGCAGCGAACCTGTCAGTATTCCGATACCCAGGGTAGATGAGGAAAAGTGCACACACTGTGGCAAATGTGCCGAGGTCTGTGCATTCAATGCCATTGCGGTACTCGGTCAGTACGTGATGGTCTTTCCCGAACTCTGTCACGGTTGCGGTGCCTGTAGCTACCTCTGCCCGGAAAATGCCATCACCGAGGAGTACAGAGAAATTGGCGTTGTCGAATGGGGGTATTCGGATGGCGTTGAGTTTGCCCACGGTAAACTCAACGTAGGCGAGGCTATGGCCCCGCCTGTGATTAAAAAGGTAAAACAACGTGCCAATCGTGATGGTTCGGTTATTCTTGATGTTCCCCCGGGCACATCCTGCCCGGTGGTGGAAGCAGTTGGGGACAGCGATTTCTGCATCCTGGTAACGGAACCTACTCCATTCGGACTTAATGACCTCATTCTGGCGGTAGAGACGGTGAGAGAACTTGGCGTACCGTGTGGGGTCGTACTAAATCGTGCCGGGGTAGGGGATAATAACGTTGAGCAATACTGCCAGCGGGAGAATATTCCGGTCATGCTTACTATCCCTTTGGATACGGATATCGCACGTCTTTATTCCAGAGGGGTAACTCTGGTTGAAGGGATGCCGGAGTGGAAGAAGGATTTCGTCGGGCTGTATAATCAGATTGGAGATATTGTAAGTGAAAGAACTGGTAGTCCTGAGCGGTAA
- a CDS encoding DUF5320 domain-containing protein, with the protein MPGFNGTGPRGMGPMTGGGRGFCSPWGRGAYQRGYGVPRTAYGNPYYGAWPVAPGNAPFAPGVGREQELGFLQQQAQVMKEQLEQIEVRIQEIAIEKK; encoded by the coding sequence ATGCCAGGATTTAACGGTACCGGCCCGAGGGGAATGGGGCCAATGACAGGCGGTGGACGGGGTTTTTGCAGTCCCTGGGGAAGAGGGGCTTATCAACGCGGGTATGGTGTTCCGCGGACGGCGTATGGTAATCCCTACTACGGGGCCTGGCCAGTTGCTCCCGGTAATGCACCCTTTGCTCCTGGTGTAGGCCGTGAGCAGGAGCTTGGTTTTCTGCAACAGCAAGCTCAGGTCATGAAGGAGCAGCTGGAGCAAATAGAGGTCAGAATACAAGAGATAGCAATCGAGAAGAAGTAA
- a CDS encoding ABC transporter ATP-binding protein: protein MSDIIVETRDLSRAFRVGSQEIMALDSLSLQIAKGEFVGIMGPSGSGKTTLLNLLGCLDQPSSGSIVFEGQDISGLNEREIDDLRLKRMGFIFQTFNLMPTFTALENVAFPMEIAGIPRDERTERARQLLRQLGLIERIHHKPRELSAGENQRVAIARALANNPSVILADEPTGNLDSRTTEEISQLLSELNTEYQVAIILVTHDASVAQAASRRLWMIDGRLDHDPDSR from the coding sequence ATGAGTGATATTATTGTTGAAACCAGGGACCTTTCCAGGGCGTTTCGTGTCGGTAGCCAGGAAATCATGGCCCTGGACAGCCTCAGCCTGCAGATAGCGAAGGGTGAATTCGTGGGCATTATGGGGCCGTCCGGTTCGGGTAAGACGACACTCCTTAACCTGCTTGGCTGTCTTGACCAACCGAGTAGCGGCAGTATAGTTTTCGAGGGGCAGGATATCTCAGGGTTAAACGAGCGTGAAATTGACGACCTGAGACTGAAGAGAATGGGATTTATCTTCCAGACGTTTAACCTGATGCCAACCTTCACAGCCCTGGAAAACGTGGCTTTCCCGATGGAGATTGCCGGAATACCGCGTGATGAGCGGACAGAAAGAGCCCGGCAGCTCCTCAGGCAACTGGGCCTCATCGAGAGGATACACCATAAGCCACGAGAGCTCAGCGCAGGTGAGAATCAGCGAGTGGCAATAGCCAGGGCGCTGGCCAACAATCCATCGGTCATCCTCGCTGACGAACCGACGGGGAATCTGGACTCCAGGACCACGGAAGAAATTTCTCAACTTCTCAGTGAACTTAACACGGAGTACCAGGTGGCCATTATTCTGGTAACCCATGATGCCAGCGTTGCCCAGGCAGCCTCCAGGCGTCTGTGGATGATTGATGGCAGGCTGGACCACGATCCAGACTCGCGGTAG
- a CDS encoding ferrous iron transporter B — protein sequence MKGHSVVTSNSSKSTGIKRVLLMGNPNVGKSVIFSRLTGTRVIASNYPGTTVGYSQGFMNLGEDRVEVIDVPGTYTLEPTSEAEEIASEMLNTGDLIINVVDATNLERNLYLTQQLLERDIPLVVALNIWDETEHRGIHIELDKLRERLGVPVIPTVAVSGQGIKELVTSIVSATSPDTPARSYDERWATIGGIISQVQRITHRHHTWREHLGDASVQPLAGGIIALVVLAVAFLVVRFIGENLIGYVLEPLFDTLWAPVVLRLSDILGGSGFFHDILIGKIVGGEVNFVESFGLLTTGLFVPFGMVLPYIISFYLVLGMFEDTGYLPRLAVLMDTLMHRLGLHGYAIIPSMLGLGCNVPAVLATRILESKRERFIAATLISIAIPCAALQAMIFGLVGEQGAQYVAIVFGTLFVVWIILGVIINRFARGFSPELLIEIPPYRMPPWRTVLQKLWMRVNGFLKEAIPIILGAVLVINILYTLGIFDAIADFASPVVTGLLGLPKEAVTALVIGFLRKDVALGMLAPLGMSANQLVVGSVVLAMFFPCVATFVVLLRELGVVNMLKSVAIMIATALLVGGALNLILQ from the coding sequence ATGAAAGGCCATAGCGTGGTGACCAGCAACAGCAGCAAGAGCACTGGCATCAAGAGAGTGCTGCTGATGGGTAACCCCAATGTGGGCAAGAGTGTCATTTTCTCCCGTCTGACTGGCACCCGGGTGATTGCTTCTAATTATCCGGGCACCACGGTAGGCTACAGCCAGGGGTTCATGAACCTGGGGGAAGACAGGGTCGAGGTTATTGATGTACCCGGTACCTATACGCTGGAACCAACCAGCGAGGCTGAAGAAATAGCCTCCGAGATGCTCAACACCGGAGACTTAATCATAAATGTGGTTGACGCTACCAATCTGGAGAGAAATCTTTATCTGACTCAGCAATTATTGGAACGGGACATACCGCTAGTAGTGGCGCTCAATATCTGGGATGAGACCGAACATCGAGGAATACATATTGAGCTGGATAAGCTGAGGGAACGCCTGGGGGTGCCGGTTATTCCCACCGTGGCGGTAAGCGGTCAGGGGATAAAGGAACTCGTTACCAGTATTGTCAGCGCAACTTCACCTGATACTCCTGCCCGCAGCTATGATGAGCGCTGGGCTACTATTGGCGGTATTATCAGCCAGGTCCAGCGCATTACTCATCGACATCATACCTGGCGGGAGCACCTCGGGGATGCCAGCGTGCAGCCATTAGCCGGTGGCATCATAGCCTTAGTTGTTCTTGCCGTTGCCTTTCTGGTAGTCCGCTTCATCGGGGAAAACCTCATCGGTTATGTGCTTGAGCCCCTGTTCGACACTCTGTGGGCGCCGGTGGTATTGAGGTTAAGTGACATCCTCGGCGGTTCGGGATTTTTCCATGATATCCTGATTGGTAAGATTGTTGGTGGCGAAGTCAACTTTGTTGAATCATTTGGCTTGTTGACCACCGGGCTCTTTGTCCCCTTTGGCATGGTGTTGCCTTACATAATATCTTTCTATCTGGTGCTGGGCATGTTCGAGGATACAGGTTACCTGCCGCGGCTGGCAGTTCTGATGGATACCCTGATGCACCGTCTGGGCTTGCACGGCTATGCAATCATTCCGAGTATGCTGGGTCTGGGCTGCAATGTACCGGCTGTTCTGGCCACCCGCATCCTGGAGAGCAAGAGGGAGAGATTCATTGCGGCAACATTGATATCTATTGCCATACCCTGTGCTGCCCTGCAAGCAATGATATTCGGCCTGGTGGGGGAGCAGGGGGCGCAGTATGTGGCCATTGTCTTCGGGACACTGTTCGTAGTCTGGATTATTCTGGGAGTAATAATAAACCGCTTCGCCAGAGGATTCAGCCCCGAGTTGCTGATAGAGATACCACCCTATCGTATGCCACCGTGGCGGACCGTATTGCAGAAGCTGTGGATGAGGGTCAACGGTTTCCTGAAAGAGGCTATCCCCATAATCCTGGGTGCTGTGCTGGTAATAAATATACTCTATACTTTGGGGATATTTGATGCTATCGCTGATTTTGCATCACCTGTGGTAACCGGTCTCCTGGGACTACCCAAGGAGGCTGTAACGGCCCTGGTTATCGGTTTCCTGCGTAAAGATGTAGCCCTGGGCATGCTCGCTCCCCTGGGAATGAGTGCCAACCAGCTGGTCGTTGGTAGCGTTGTCCTGGCCATGTTCTTCCCCTGCGTGGCTACATTTGTAGTTCTTCTGAGAGAGCTCGGGGTTGTCAATATGCTCAAATCGGTGGCAATAATGATTGCCACCGCATTACTGGTGGGAGGGGCACTAAACCTGATTCTGCAGTAG
- a CDS encoding Mrp/NBP35 family ATP-binding protein — MVTEEQVRESLEGVLVPAIKRSIIRLNLVREVAITDGKVRIVLASTGLITGAQDWVKDQVVEVVKKLPEAGEVEVEFVEATPAELNEIGHVIAIMSGKGGVGKSLMASLTAISLRRLGYEVGILDADITGPSIPRMFGINTRPGGNESGMLPVLSKSEIEVMSINLLLPSEDDAVIWRGPLIGKAITQFWEEVLWGKLDYLIIDLPPGTADAPLTVMQTLPISGVVIVFTPQDLTAMVVRKAVNMAQKMEKPILGVVENMAYLYVPEIDKKIELFGSSQGEEMARVSNAPFLGQLPIDPELAKLCDEGNVERYSAELVDNLGKSLSEATSGDKA, encoded by the coding sequence ATGGTAACTGAGGAGCAAGTAAGAGAAAGCCTGGAGGGAGTGCTTGTACCCGCTATCAAACGCAGTATTATCAGGCTGAATCTGGTGCGTGAGGTAGCTATCACTGACGGCAAAGTCAGGATTGTTCTGGCTTCGACGGGGCTGATTACGGGTGCTCAGGACTGGGTTAAGGACCAGGTTGTGGAGGTCGTGAAGAAGCTGCCCGAAGCTGGCGAAGTAGAAGTAGAATTTGTTGAGGCCACGCCGGCTGAGTTAAATGAGATTGGTCATGTTATTGCGATAATGAGTGGGAAGGGTGGTGTAGGCAAGTCGTTGATGGCCAGCCTTACTGCCATCTCACTGAGACGACTGGGCTATGAAGTAGGTATCCTGGATGCTGATATCACCGGCCCCAGTATACCCAGGATGTTCGGCATCAATACCCGGCCTGGCGGTAACGAAAGTGGCATGTTACCGGTCCTGTCAAAATCAGAGATTGAAGTCATGTCCATCAACCTTCTTCTGCCCAGCGAGGACGACGCTGTTATCTGGCGTGGTCCACTTATCGGCAAGGCGATTACCCAGTTCTGGGAAGAAGTGCTCTGGGGCAAGCTTGATTACCTGATTATCGACCTTCCACCGGGAACGGCCGACGCTCCTCTTACAGTGATGCAGACACTACCTATTTCCGGTGTAGTTATTGTTTTCACGCCTCAGGACCTGACCGCAATGGTTGTCAGAAAAGCCGTAAACATGGCGCAGAAAATGGAGAAGCCAATCCTGGGAGTAGTCGAGAACATGGCCTATCTATATGTCCCTGAGATAGATAAGAAGATTGAGCTGTTCGGTAGCAGCCAGGGGGAGGAGATGGCCCGGGTATCCAATGCACCGTTCCTGGGACAGTTGCCCATAGACCCGGAACTGGCAAAGCTATGTGACGAGGGGAATGTTGAGCGATATAGTGCCGAGTTAGTAGATAACCTGGGTAAGTCTCTTTCCGAGGCGACATCAGGCGATAAAGCATAA
- a CDS encoding DUF134 domain-containing protein gives MVRMGRPPLWRRVNNIPDVPYFKPAGVPLTALEEVQLSVEEVEAIRLKDLERLAQEGCAQRMSVSRTTFARILTSARQKMADALLHGKAIRIDGGNFQLALQHFRCNRGHEWDVPFEVMVNTPPRFCPACNTQNILSTQLPGPGRGRSGRGRRHRGGRNWQEV, from the coding sequence ATGGTAAGAATGGGCAGGCCACCGCTCTGGCGTCGAGTTAACAACATACCTGATGTGCCCTACTTCAAACCGGCCGGGGTACCGCTGACCGCACTGGAAGAGGTACAGTTGTCGGTTGAGGAAGTAGAAGCAATTCGCCTGAAGGACCTTGAGCGTTTAGCACAAGAGGGTTGCGCTCAAAGGATGAGTGTCTCGCGTACCACCTTTGCTCGTATCCTGACTTCAGCCCGGCAGAAGATGGCTGATGCTTTACTCCATGGTAAGGCGATTAGAATTGATGGCGGTAATTTTCAATTGGCCCTGCAGCATTTCAGGTGCAATCGTGGCCATGAGTGGGATGTTCCGTTTGAAGTTATGGTAAATACGCCCCCACGGTTCTGCCCTGCCTGCAACACACAAAATATCCTGAGCACTCAGCTTCCGGGCCCGGGAAGAGGCAGGTCTGGCCGAGGAAGACGCCATAGAGGCGGGCGCAACTGGCAGGAGGTGTAG
- a CDS encoding NifB/NifX family molybdenum-iron cluster-binding protein, with product MRYAVPVNNGILSPHFGHCEHFAMLDVDVEKKEILKNELVPSPGHQPGLLPQWLADQGVSVVIAGGMGSRAQDLFQQNRIQVVIGAQEGDPEKAVLSYLHEELATEDNICDH from the coding sequence ATGAGGTACGCAGTACCGGTAAACAATGGTATATTATCACCACACTTCGGTCACTGTGAGCATTTTGCCATGCTCGATGTTGACGTCGAAAAAAAGGAGATACTCAAGAATGAGCTTGTGCCGTCACCGGGCCATCAGCCGGGTCTTCTTCCGCAGTGGCTGGCCGACCAGGGGGTCTCGGTAGTAATTGCTGGTGGTATGGGTTCGCGCGCCCAGGACCTTTTCCAGCAGAACCGCATCCAGGTCGTTATCGGTGCCCAGGAAGGTGACCCGGAGAAGGCGGTGCTGAGCTATCTGCATGAAGAATTGGCTACCGAAGATAACATATGTGACCACTAA
- a CDS encoding iron-sulfur cluster assembly scaffold protein, which translates to MAVSREKLEELLKQEMRKIYSETVIDHSMHPRNTGNPGDADGYAKVTGPCGDTMEMWLKVKDDIIRDASFMTDGCSTTIAASSMVTEMAKGRTAGEAQRISQRDILDALGGLPEDGEHCALLASDTLKEAIRDYLAMKREPWKKGYRQH; encoded by the coding sequence GTGGCTGTATCACGGGAAAAGCTCGAAGAACTGCTCAAGCAGGAGATGAGGAAGATTTACTCCGAGACAGTTATCGACCACAGCATGCACCCGAGAAACACCGGTAATCCTGGTGACGCCGACGGTTATGCGAAAGTAACCGGTCCCTGTGGCGATACCATGGAAATGTGGCTCAAAGTAAAAGATGACATAATCCGTGATGCCAGTTTCATGACCGATGGTTGTAGCACAACCATTGCTGCCAGCAGCATGGTTACCGAGATGGCGAAAGGCAGGACTGCGGGCGAGGCCCAGAGGATTAGCCAGCGGGATATCCTGGATGCTCTGGGTGGGTTACCTGAGGACGGCGAGCACTGTGCCCTTCTTGCCTCAGATACGCTGAAGGAAGCGATAAGGGACTACCTCGCCATGAAAAGAGAGCCGTGGAAGAAGGGCTACCGGCAACACTAG
- a CDS encoding ATP-binding protein, with protein MKELVVLSGKGGTGKTSIVGSFASLSKSKVLVDCDVDAADLHLILNPTARDKHEFWSGQVAFIDREKCNECGLCQELCRFDAIRDFKVNPVSCEGCGFCSHICPVEAITMEDNLSGQWFISDTGYGPLVHARLGIAQENSGKLVAHVRQQGRKLAEKDGIDYIVSDGPPGIGCPVISSLSGAGLALLVTEPTLSGIHDLERVIGVCLHFGVPVMVCINKYDLNEDNTHRIESYCLEQGLEIAGRVSFDNAVTESIVRGIPVVEYTRDNVTHEIESLWRCVKNKLEG; from the coding sequence GTGAAAGAACTGGTAGTCCTGAGCGGTAAAGGGGGAACGGGCAAGACCAGCATCGTCGGTTCCTTTGCCTCTCTGTCTAAGAGCAAGGTTCTCGTCGACTGCGATGTAGATGCTGCTGACCTTCACCTCATCCTGAACCCGACCGCACGGGATAAGCACGAGTTCTGGAGCGGACAGGTTGCCTTTATCGATAGAGAGAAGTGTAACGAGTGCGGCTTGTGCCAGGAGCTGTGTCGTTTCGATGCTATCAGGGATTTCAAGGTTAACCCCGTTTCCTGTGAAGGCTGTGGTTTCTGCTCTCACATATGCCCGGTGGAAGCCATAACCATGGAGGATAACCTGTCCGGACAGTGGTTTATCTCCGATACCGGGTATGGTCCTCTGGTGCATGCCAGGCTGGGAATTGCCCAGGAAAACTCAGGGAAGCTGGTGGCTCATGTAAGGCAACAGGGCAGGAAACTTGCCGAAAAGGACGGGATAGATTACATTGTTAGTGATGGGCCGCCCGGTATTGGCTGTCCGGTAATCTCATCCCTGTCCGGAGCTGGCCTGGCTCTATTAGTAACCGAGCCAACACTTTCGGGGATACATGACCTGGAGCGAGTAATCGGTGTCTGCCTTCACTTCGGTGTTCCGGTAATGGTGTGTATCAACAAGTACGACCTGAATGAAGATAACACCCACCGAATTGAAAGCTACTGTCTTGAACAGGGGCTGGAAATAGCCGGCAGGGTTTCATTTGATAATGCAGTTACGGAGTCAATCGTACGGGGTATTCCTGTGGTGGAATATACCCGGGACAATGTCACGCACGAGATAGAATCGCTGTGGCGGTGCGTCAAGAACAAACTGGAAGGGTAG
- a CDS encoding Fur family transcriptional regulator, giving the protein METQLVPAESNTGGKPNARSTEQRRIILRIIQQAGGHLDADDIYRLARKDLPVISLSTVYRTLQLFRKLGLIEEHQFSDMRRRYESVPRAKHHHLVCLGCGRVLEFNCPSTERLKSRISRQEGFEVTDAEVRLEGYCPECRSRLSDRMIDTEQGNK; this is encoded by the coding sequence GTGGAAACGCAGTTGGTACCGGCCGAGAGCAACACAGGTGGGAAACCGAATGCTCGCAGCACAGAACAGCGCAGGATAATCCTGAGAATTATTCAACAGGCCGGTGGACACCTTGATGCGGATGATATCTACCGCCTGGCCCGGAAAGACTTGCCTGTCATCAGTTTGTCTACCGTGTACCGTACCCTGCAATTATTCCGGAAATTAGGGCTAATTGAAGAGCATCAGTTCAGTGACATGCGGCGGCGTTATGAAAGTGTGCCCCGCGCGAAGCATCATCACCTGGTATGCCTGGGCTGCGGTCGGGTGCTTGAGTTCAACTGCCCATCGACGGAGCGATTGAAATCCAGGATAAGCCGGCAAGAAGGATTCGAGGTTACTGACGCCGAAGTACGTCTCGAGGGCTACTGTCCCGAATGTAGAAGTCGCCTATCGGATAGAATGATTGATACTGAACAGGGCAATAAATAG
- a CDS encoding ABC transporter permease has product MLLLLLAIRNLTRRRVRTILTVMGVAIAISFTVGILSISEGFMASFENSMAQQGTDIIIVPKEAEAYPYPDVAAFVGSFSEETLREIEQYENVRAVYPVLTAVPMTMPMDKIGAIPILNGVTPAYFSDVAPYLRLSSGRLITGDDQNVLVAGSGIADVAGLELGGTMEIRGIPFEVVGILEPSGGMDDGMIFTPLEPLQKAYDKEGQLTYVPVKVDDVARAEETAEGISEKWPGVSAQTMTSVIDKLVDLVGIVRAAHMGMSAVALLIGILFILSTMLMAVGERVREIGTMRAIGAHRGFIFRMIVMESLATSLIAGGIGCLGGYLLSQGITYVLSEFMGLTYFAPVVNARIFGIGLAIALLVGMLAGLYPAWRISKTNIVQALRYE; this is encoded by the coding sequence ATGTTGTTACTGCTTCTGGCGATAAGGAACCTTACCCGCCGTCGTGTGCGGACGATACTCACCGTTATGGGCGTGGCCATAGCCATATCCTTCACCGTGGGTATACTCAGCATCAGTGAAGGCTTCATGGCGTCCTTTGAAAACTCCATGGCACAGCAAGGCACCGACATTATTATTGTCCCCAAGGAAGCCGAAGCATATCCCTATCCGGATGTCGCCGCGTTTGTTGGCAGCTTCTCAGAGGAAACTTTGCGTGAGATAGAGCAATATGAGAACGTCAGGGCCGTGTACCCTGTCCTGACGGCGGTACCTATGACGATGCCGATGGATAAAATTGGGGCTATTCCCATCTTGAATGGCGTTACTCCGGCGTATTTCAGCGATGTAGCACCCTATCTGCGGCTCAGCTCCGGGCGGCTGATAACGGGTGACGACCAGAATGTACTGGTAGCCGGTTCCGGAATAGCGGATGTGGCCGGTCTTGAGCTGGGCGGTACCATGGAAATCCGGGGCATTCCATTCGAGGTTGTCGGTATCCTCGAACCCAGTGGCGGTATGGATGACGGCATGATCTTCACTCCTCTGGAACCCTTGCAGAAGGCTTATGACAAAGAAGGCCAGTTGACCTATGTCCCGGTGAAAGTGGACGATGTTGCCAGGGCGGAAGAAACCGCTGAAGGAATCAGCGAGAAGTGGCCCGGTGTTTCAGCCCAGACCATGACATCAGTGATTGATAAGCTGGTTGACTTGGTGGGGATTGTAAGAGCAGCCCACATGGGCATGTCAGCCGTTGCTCTCCTGATTGGCATCCTCTTTATTCTATCGACCATGCTGATGGCAGTCGGTGAGCGAGTGAGGGAAATCGGCACCATGAGGGCTATCGGCGCCCACCGGGGCTTCATCTTTCGGATGATAGTCATGGAATCACTGGCGACCAGCTTGATTGCCGGTGGTATTGGCTGCCTTGGAGGCTATCTGCTGTCACAGGGTATTACCTACGTTCTGTCCGAGTTCATGGGACTAACCTATTTTGCCCCCGTGGTTAATGCGCGTATATTTGGAATCGGCCTGGCGATAGCCCTTCTGGTCGGGATGCTTGCCGGCCTCTACCCGGCGTGGCGCATATCAAAAACGAACATAGTACAGGCGTTGCGATATGAGTGA